One stretch of Bacteroidia bacterium DNA includes these proteins:
- the dcd gene encoding dCTP deaminase has protein sequence MILSDGEILAEIERGNILIEPFNRECLGSNSYDVHLGKHLATYKDRVIDARLHNEIEHFEIPESGFVLQPNTLYLGVIEEYTETHKHVPFLEGKSSTGRLGINIHATAGKGDVGFCNKWTLEITTAIPVRVYSGMPIGQLIYFAVQGNIINPYHSKQSAKYNERSSRPVESMMWKNSW, from the coding sequence ATGATACTTAGTGACGGAGAAATTTTAGCAGAAATAGAGAGAGGCAACATATTAATTGAGCCATTTAACAGGGAATGTTTAGGGAGTAACAGCTATGATGTCCATTTGGGCAAACACCTTGCAACATATAAAGACAGAGTTATTGACGCGAGGCTGCATAATGAAATTGAACACTTTGAAATTCCTGAGTCAGGGTTTGTGTTACAACCCAACACACTTTACTTAGGTGTTATTGAAGAATATACTGAGACTCACAAACATGTGCCCTTTTTAGAAGGTAAATCTAGTACCGGAAGGTTGGGGATTAATATTCATGCAACTGCCGGCAAAGGCGATGTAGGATTCTGCAATAAATGGACGCTTGAAATCACTACTGCAATCCCTGTTAGAGTGTATTCAGGTATGCCGATCGGACAACTCATTTATTTTGCAGTTCAAGGCAATATAATAAACCCCTATCATAGTAAGCAGAGCGCAAAATACAATGAAAGAAGTTCACGACCCGTTGAAAGCATGATGTGGAAAAACTCATGGTAA
- a CDS encoding fumarylacetoacetate hydrolase family protein has protein sequence MKIFCIGRNYAPHAKELGNDIPEEPVIFLKPETALLRIGQPFFIPTFSKDIHYEAEVVVRICKTGKGISKKFAHRYYDQITVGIDFTARDIQKSLKDKGLPWEISKGFDNAAGIGKWIHLGDNEIQNIDFSLDINGQTVQSGNTSAMIFSVDEIISYISQFYTLKIGDIVYTGTPAGVGKINNGDTLTGSISQTKLLEIKVK, from the coding sequence GTGAAAATATTTTGTATAGGTCGGAACTATGCTCCTCACGCAAAAGAGTTAGGTAATGACATTCCGGAAGAGCCTGTCATATTTCTTAAACCCGAGACCGCCTTATTACGCATAGGGCAGCCTTTCTTTATCCCCACTTTTTCAAAAGACATCCATTATGAAGCAGAAGTAGTGGTGCGTATTTGCAAAACTGGCAAAGGAATCAGCAAGAAATTTGCTCACAGATATTATGATCAAATAACAGTGGGTATAGACTTCACAGCTCGTGATATCCAGAAATCTTTGAAGGACAAAGGACTGCCTTGGGAAATTTCTAAAGGATTTGACAACGCTGCCGGAATTGGCAAATGGATTCATTTAGGCGACAATGAAATTCAAAACATCGATTTTTCATTAGACATAAACGGACAAACCGTTCAATCCGGCAATACTTCAGCCATGATATTCAGTGTAGATGAAATCATTTCATATATTTCACAGTTCTACACCCTGAAGATTGGCGACATCGTTTACACCGGTACTCCTGCAGGAGTAGGAAAAATCAATAATGGCGATACCCTTACAGGATCAATTTCACAAACAAAACTCTTAGAAATTAAAGTAAAATAA
- a CDS encoding SurA N-terminal domain-containing protein, giving the protein MAIINKLRKSGWVFVVILVALLLFVLTDFIQSFQRGGGNQDPVIGEINGIEVHYSEYESGLKLRENNIAQSKQGEGMTDEDRKQAATNAWDDLFRKYVVEQEYQKLGIEASNEELKEQLFGDNPNQYVRQYFTNEKGEFSSANVRNWYNQVYKTNPEAQLFFNSLKDAVVSSIQGDKYSDIILKGINTTNFDVLQDFLAQSKGVSGSVVGLQLTSVSNDEVKYTEEDLQSYYNKNKDKYKQEESRDLEYVSWNITPSSYDSLEVRDQITELMKGFAESTNDSAFAAENSDGEVNPNYKELGHFIKPLDQQLLNAQVGAVLGPFIVDNTYVIAKLAERKEGTRKKYKYESITLPRTWSTTEDSLKVVAEGRAFLEYMKVTPFADVIKSAHEKGYFVQGDQDGYIPWNYEETIDPMVVEDVKKAKKGDYIIKGTQNGILLIHILENPNQENFMVYEIFKTFEPSMNTINEVYAKASQFRSKLSEGKEGAFESAVEEGGYAKRIAEHVLPTGSEIPGIDDSKDIIKWAFDEDRKVNDISEVFSIDNRQIVVHLAKITKKGIGSFEDVKNQVIEDVIKEKKFELLEAKLIKAKEGNTNMVQTAINVGTVAHDFTNITMKSTSFDAGRNEPSVQGAVLGIKHNVISTPIRGENGCYLVFVTEESNPEIPDDLASRKDMVNMNTIQILETKIVNSLKTLANIQDNRYKYF; this is encoded by the coding sequence ATGGCTATAATTAATAAGTTAAGAAAATCAGGTTGGGTATTTGTAGTAATCCTTGTTGCATTACTTTTATTCGTGTTGACTGATTTTATTCAATCATTTCAAAGAGGTGGCGGAAACCAAGACCCTGTGATTGGCGAAATAAATGGCATAGAAGTTCATTACTCCGAATACGAAAGCGGTTTGAAACTTAGAGAAAACAATATTGCTCAAAGCAAGCAAGGCGAAGGAATGACAGATGAGGACAGAAAACAAGCGGCAACAAACGCTTGGGACGATTTATTCAGGAAGTATGTTGTTGAACAAGAATACCAAAAATTAGGAATTGAAGCAAGTAATGAAGAATTGAAAGAGCAATTATTTGGTGACAACCCTAATCAATATGTTAGACAATACTTTACTAATGAAAAAGGAGAATTTTCATCTGCGAATGTAAGAAACTGGTATAACCAAGTTTACAAAACGAATCCTGAAGCGCAACTCTTTTTTAACAGCTTGAAAGATGCGGTAGTATCATCTATTCAAGGAGACAAATATTCAGACATCATTCTAAAAGGAATCAACACCACAAACTTTGATGTTCTGCAAGATTTTCTTGCACAGTCTAAAGGGGTTTCCGGCAGTGTAGTTGGATTACAATTAACAAGCGTTTCTAACGATGAAGTCAAATATACAGAAGAAGACTTGCAATCATACTACAATAAAAACAAAGACAAATACAAACAAGAAGAAAGCCGTGACTTAGAATATGTATCTTGGAATATCACTCCTTCATCTTATGATTCATTGGAAGTGAGAGACCAAATTACAGAGTTGATGAAAGGATTTGCGGAATCAACCAATGACTCGGCTTTTGCCGCTGAAAACTCCGATGGAGAAGTAAATCCGAATTACAAAGAACTTGGACACTTTATTAAACCATTAGATCAACAATTATTAAATGCTCAGGTTGGTGCTGTACTTGGTCCTTTTATCGTTGACAATACTTATGTCATTGCCAAACTTGCAGAAAGAAAAGAAGGTACAAGAAAGAAATACAAATATGAGTCTATTACATTACCTAGGACATGGTCAACCACGGAAGATTCATTAAAAGTGGTGGCAGAAGGACGCGCATTTCTTGAGTACATGAAAGTTACGCCATTTGCAGATGTAATCAAATCTGCACACGAAAAAGGGTATTTTGTTCAAGGAGATCAAGATGGGTATATTCCATGGAATTATGAAGAAACTATTGATCCGATGGTAGTGGAAGACGTTAAGAAAGCTAAAAAGGGAGATTATATTATTAAAGGAACTCAGAATGGCATTTTACTTATACATATACTTGAAAATCCGAACCAAGAAAACTTTATGGTTTACGAGATTTTCAAAACATTTGAGCCTTCCATGAATACAATTAATGAAGTTTATGCAAAAGCAAGTCAATTCCGTTCAAAATTATCAGAAGGTAAAGAAGGTGCTTTTGAAAGTGCGGTTGAAGAAGGTGGATATGCAAAGAGAATTGCGGAACACGTACTCCCTACAGGTAGCGAAATACCCGGTATTGATGATTCTAAAGATATCATTAAATGGGCTTTTGATGAAGACAGAAAAGTCAATGACATCTCAGAAGTATTCTCAATTGACAATAGACAGATTGTTGTTCATTTAGCTAAAATAACAAAGAAAGGAATCGGTTCTTTTGAAGATGTTAAAAATCAAGTTATTGAAGACGTAATCAAAGAAAAGAAATTTGAATTGTTAGAAGCTAAACTTATCAAGGCAAAAGAAGGCAATACAAATATGGTTCAAACTGCGATTAACGTTGGAACAGTGGCTCATGATTTTACGAACATCACAATGAAGTCAACTTCGTTTGATGCAGGCAGAAACGAACCTTCTGTTCAAGGTGCTGTGTTAGGAATAAAACACAATGTCATCAGCACTCCTATCAGAGGCGAAAACGGTTGTTATTTAGTTTTTGTTACAGAAGAATCTAATCCCGAAATACCGGATGATTTAGCTAGCAGAAAAGACATGGTTAACATGAATACAATTCAAATCTTGGAAACTAAGATTGTAAACTCTCTCAAAACTCTAGCGAATATCCAAGATAACCGATATAAATATTTCTAA
- the priA gene encoding primosomal protein N' → MQFDFDDSANVAYAEVILPLPLAGTFSYRISREMQDYAKVGARVLVPFGKGKIYTGIIFCFHSNTPGNFHVHYIQELIDKEEVLVTQSQINNWQWAAEYYMSPIGEVMNVAMPAGLNFHSLTFVEINPEIYWQDENLSKEEEHLLTIIESHKKISIKDLELELRSRSSLLKQIQRLYARDLIVLSDEVKQKYIPKTETYVVLAESLRNEEYARTQIDILYKKARKQYELLMTLMGQPQRQALKSLLENEKGFSSTIIKSLVAKNLCVIEKRKVSRIDKQNTTASTLPALVDFQQQALHEIEQHWNSKSVVLLKAPTSGGKTLIYSHLIKKALSENKQILMLIPEIALTQQLVQRLKTYFPNNLYVTHSKYDTNARTEVWLKVRSGEPLLVIGPRSAALLPFQNLGLVIVDEEHESTFKQFDKMPRFHGRDFAIKLAFDMKAKVLLGSATPSVESAYMAKQGKWAWVSYDKKFDHVEPVEIEIANLSSSVKQQGKKSFITDALDSKIREAIKAKKQILVFQNRKGYVPVIECGKCGWVPRCVSCDIALTYYKYSNDLRCHYCGYTQPSVTKCEACGSNDMRIWGFGTERIEEEIKLRYPDLRVKRFDQDSAKRKGAHEKILAEFEEGEIDVLVGTQLLVKGIDFGNVGLCVVISADQMLNIPDFRAGERTFQMLVQLAGRAGRRDGMGAMLIQTGQPLNPVLGFVKQYDYEGLYHQEIEARQQLYYPPFVRLVRITIQHKDNTVVVAAAEQYVAMLKTNLGNRVLGPEQPYISRIKNYYLRNVLVKFDIRHDPIAKMKKWMMDMERQLTEIDTFKAVRVVFDVDPQ, encoded by the coding sequence ATGCAGTTTGATTTTGATGACAGCGCAAATGTTGCTTATGCAGAAGTCATTTTGCCATTGCCTCTTGCAGGAACTTTTTCATACAGGATAAGCAGAGAAATGCAAGACTATGCTAAGGTCGGGGCGCGAGTACTTGTTCCATTCGGTAAAGGAAAAATTTACACAGGAATTATATTCTGTTTCCATAGTAACACACCCGGGAATTTCCATGTTCATTATATTCAGGAATTGATTGACAAAGAAGAGGTATTGGTTACTCAGTCTCAGATCAATAATTGGCAATGGGCTGCTGAATATTATATGTCTCCAATTGGCGAAGTGATGAATGTTGCTATGCCTGCAGGGTTGAATTTTCACAGTTTAACTTTTGTAGAAATTAATCCTGAGATTTATTGGCAGGATGAAAACTTGAGCAAAGAGGAAGAACATTTGCTGACAATAATTGAAAGTCATAAAAAGATTTCAATCAAAGATTTAGAGCTTGAGTTACGGTCAAGAAGTTCGCTTCTAAAACAAATTCAACGATTGTATGCGCGTGATTTAATTGTGCTGTCAGATGAAGTTAAACAAAAGTACATTCCTAAAACCGAAACCTATGTAGTTTTAGCAGAGAGTCTTAGAAATGAAGAATATGCTCGAACACAAATTGATATTTTATATAAAAAAGCACGCAAACAATATGAGTTGTTGATGACTTTGATGGGACAACCGCAAAGACAAGCGCTCAAGTCCTTATTGGAAAATGAAAAAGGTTTTTCATCAACTATAATCAAATCATTGGTAGCCAAAAATCTTTGTGTCATTGAAAAAAGAAAAGTAAGTAGAATAGATAAACAAAATACCACAGCATCTACTCTGCCGGCTTTAGTTGATTTTCAGCAACAAGCATTGCATGAGATTGAGCAACATTGGAATTCAAAGTCGGTTGTATTACTAAAGGCACCTACTTCAGGAGGCAAGACACTCATCTATTCACATTTAATCAAGAAAGCATTATCAGAAAACAAACAGATTTTGATGTTGATTCCGGAAATTGCACTCACCCAACAACTCGTACAAAGATTAAAAACATACTTTCCCAATAATCTTTATGTAACACATTCAAAATACGACACAAATGCGCGTACAGAAGTTTGGTTAAAGGTGAGGTCAGGTGAGCCGCTGCTTGTGATCGGTCCACGCTCCGCTGCATTATTGCCATTCCAAAACCTGGGGTTAGTCATTGTGGATGAGGAGCATGAAAGTACGTTTAAACAGTTTGATAAAATGCCACGTTTTCACGGACGTGATTTTGCTATTAAATTAGCCTTTGATATGAAAGCAAAAGTGCTGTTAGGCTCTGCCACTCCTTCTGTTGAGTCTGCATATATGGCTAAACAAGGTAAATGGGCTTGGGTAAGCTATGATAAAAAGTTTGATCATGTCGAACCTGTTGAAATAGAAATCGCAAACCTTTCTTCGAGTGTTAAACAACAGGGTAAAAAAAGTTTTATTACGGATGCGCTTGATAGTAAAATCAGAGAAGCAATTAAAGCAAAAAAACAGATATTGGTTTTTCAGAATAGGAAAGGCTATGTGCCGGTGATTGAGTGTGGTAAATGCGGTTGGGTTCCTCGCTGTGTTTCATGTGACATTGCTTTGACTTACTATAAATATAGCAATGATTTGCGTTGCCATTATTGTGGATACACACAACCCTCAGTTACTAAATGTGAAGCATGTGGAAGTAATGACATGCGAATCTGGGGCTTTGGTACAGAAAGAATTGAAGAGGAAATTAAATTGCGTTATCCTGATTTGAGAGTAAAGCGTTTTGACCAAGATTCTGCCAAAAGGAAGGGGGCGCATGAAAAAATATTGGCAGAGTTTGAAGAGGGAGAAATTGATGTTTTAGTAGGTACGCAACTCTTAGTCAAAGGTATTGATTTTGGCAATGTAGGTCTGTGTGTGGTCATTAGCGCAGATCAAATGCTTAATATTCCTGACTTTAGAGCCGGTGAAAGGACTTTTCAAATGCTTGTTCAGCTTGCGGGAAGAGCCGGCAGACGTGATGGAATGGGTGCGATGTTAATTCAAACCGGACAGCCCTTGAATCCGGTTCTCGGGTTCGTAAAGCAATATGATTATGAAGGGCTTTATCATCAGGAAATTGAAGCCCGTCAACAACTTTATTATCCACCTTTTGTTCGGCTTGTTAGAATTACAATCCAGCATAAAGACAACACTGTTGTTGTAGCTGCCGCAGAACAATATGTAGCAATGCTTAAAACAAATTTAGGGAATCGTGTGTTGGGTCCCGAACAGCCCTATATTTCAAGAATTAAAAACTATTATTTACGTAATGTCCTTGTGAAATTTGATATCCGGCATGACCCTATTGCTAAAATGAAAAAGTGGATGATGGATATGGAGAGACAATTAACGGAAATAGACACTTTTAAAGCAGTAAGAGTGGTTTTTGACGTTGACCCTCAGTAA
- a CDS encoding DUF885 domain-containing protein, which translates to MNKLFTVLFLSIITACIQREKPQNEIEMNLEFDKYTNTFIEQFWNYYPDWATNVGYHQNDSVLLVPTETTRGLQEQFAKEQLSILHNYQLTTLTDAQKIDYHLIENQLNRILWQLNEEKSFQWDPSQYNVSGLIAFMLSENYAPLEKRLRYIQARMQNIPSYYKAALENLLNPVEVLRILAIQQNTGGIAVFEEDLKDSILASGLSELEKNEMLQSVKLSVESIRGYIDFLTKLSNPTPRDFRLGKELYDKKFGFDIQSIYTAEQVYDSAQLRKEFLHNEMYKITQKLWTKYFGNQPIPENHLLAIRRMIDTLSLNHVTPSTYQQTIASQLPDLVDFIKKKNLLFIDETKPLVVRKEPAYMAGVSIASISAPGPYDKTGNTYYNVGNIENWTAERAESHLREYNHYILQILNIHEAIPGHYTQLVYANQNPSLVKSIFSNGTMIEGWAVYTEQMMLENGYGNNELEMWLMWYKWHLRTVCNTILDYSVHVKGMTEQDAMHLLMNEAFQQEAEAHGKWVRVCVTSVQLMSYYTGYKEICELRETLKRKNDQHFDLKSFHENFLSYGNAPVKYIREMMLK; encoded by the coding sequence ATGAATAAATTGTTTACCGTTCTCTTTTTATCAATAATTACGGCTTGCATACAGCGTGAGAAACCTCAAAATGAAATTGAAATGAATCTCGAATTTGATAAATATACAAATACATTTATAGAACAGTTTTGGAATTATTACCCCGATTGGGCTACTAATGTGGGGTATCATCAAAATGATTCCGTCTTGCTTGTTCCTACAGAAACAACAAGAGGTTTGCAAGAACAGTTCGCAAAAGAGCAATTGTCTATTCTTCATAATTACCAACTGACAACGCTGACTGATGCACAGAAGATTGATTATCATTTGATAGAGAATCAGTTAAATAGAATTTTGTGGCAACTTAATGAGGAAAAGTCTTTCCAATGGGATCCCTCTCAATATAATGTCAGTGGTCTGATCGCATTTATGCTCTCTGAAAATTATGCACCTTTGGAGAAACGCTTACGATATATACAAGCAAGAATGCAAAATATTCCCTCTTATTACAAGGCTGCTCTAGAGAATTTACTGAATCCGGTTGAAGTACTGAGAATCTTGGCTATTCAACAAAATACGGGTGGGATTGCTGTATTTGAAGAAGACTTAAAGGATTCTATCCTTGCATCAGGATTATCTGAGTTAGAGAAGAATGAGATGTTGCAAAGCGTCAAATTGTCTGTTGAGTCCATTCGTGGTTATATTGATTTCTTGACAAAGCTTTCAAATCCAACTCCGCGTGATTTTAGATTAGGGAAAGAGTTATATGATAAGAAGTTTGGGTTCGATATTCAATCAATCTATACGGCAGAACAGGTGTATGACTCTGCTCAATTGCGTAAAGAGTTTTTGCATAATGAAATGTATAAGATTACGCAAAAGTTATGGACTAAGTATTTTGGAAATCAACCCATCCCTGAGAATCATTTGCTGGCAATTAGAAGAATGATAGACACGCTGTCTCTTAACCATGTAACCCCTTCAACATATCAACAAACGATTGCATCTCAGTTGCCTGATTTAGTTGATTTTATAAAGAAAAAGAATTTGCTGTTTATTGATGAAACTAAACCTTTAGTTGTGAGAAAAGAACCTGCCTACATGGCGGGTGTTTCAATTGCATCTATCAGCGCACCGGGTCCGTATGATAAAACGGGTAATACTTATTACAATGTTGGAAACATTGAAAATTGGACTGCTGAACGGGCTGAAAGCCACTTGAGAGAATACAACCACTATATTTTACAAATATTGAATATTCATGAAGCTATTCCGGGACATTACACTCAGTTGGTGTATGCCAATCAAAATCCGAGTCTTGTAAAGAGTATCTTTAGTAATGGCACTATGATAGAAGGTTGGGCGGTTTATACTGAGCAAATGATGCTTGAAAACGGCTATGGAAATAATGAGTTAGAAATGTGGCTGATGTGGTATAAGTGGCATTTGCGAACTGTTTGTAATACTATTTTGGATTATAGTGTACATGTGAAAGGAATGACAGAGCAAGATGCAATGCATTTACTTATGAATGAAGCCTTCCAGCAAGAAGCAGAAGCGCATGGGAAATGGGTGAGAGTATGCGTTACCAGCGTACAGCTTATGAGCTACTATACAGGTTACAAGGAGATTTGTGAATTACGCGAAACGCTAAAACGCAAAAACGATCAACACTTTGATTTGAAATCCTTTCATGAGAATTTCTTGAGCTATGGTAATGCTCCTGTAAAGTATATTAGAGAAATGATGTTAAAGTAA